The DNA sequence CGGCGGGTTGCACAGCAGCACGTCCACTTGGCCGGCGAACTCGCCGAGCAGGCCCGGATCCCGGACGTCGCCGGCCAGCACCTCGATCGGCCGGTCCCCGGCGGCGGCCTGTCGCCGGGCGTTGCGGCGCAGCCAGCGCAGGCTGTCCGCCGAGCGTTCGACCGCGACCACCCGCGCCGTCGGAACCTCGTGCGCGACCGCCAGCGCCACCGCGCCACTGCCGCTGCACAGGTCGACCACGACCGCCTCGCCGGGCTGGTCACGCAGCGCGTCGACGCCCGCCCCGGCGAGCAGTTCGGTCTCCGGCCGGGGCACGAAGACCCCCGGCCCCACCGCGAGCTCCAGATAACGAAACGGTGCCGATCCGGTGAGGTGCTGCACCGGTTCTCCCGCCGCCCGGCGGGTCACCAGACTGTGGAACCTGCCGATGTCGGCCTGGTCGAAGTCGCCACTCAATGCCAGCCGGCCACGCGGAATGTCCAGCACCGAGGCGGCAATCAGCTCCGCGTCGACGCGGGCGGCGGCGACACCGGCGGCGGCCAGCCGGGCGGCCGCGGCGGCCACCGCGGCTCGGACCGGCGTCCGATCCGGCAATCCGGAGGTGTTCTCTGGCAAGCGGTTCACGACATAATCATGGTGCGTCCACCCGGGCGTCCGTGGAACAGGTCGCGGATCGGGTCGGGTGTGTGCTCCGCCAGATTCCAGCGGGCTCCAGGGGAGGTTGTGCGTGGGTTGGCTCGACCGGCTCACCGACCAGGCCGAGGCGCTGATGCAGGCCCGGGCGCTGATGGAAAGCAGCCGCTCGGCGGAAGCCTGCGTCGCCTTCGAGCAGGTGATCCGGAGCACCAGCAACCGGTACGTACGGGCCGACGCGCTGGTGCAGCGGCTCTCCGCGCTGCTCAACCTCGGCCGGTCCGCCGAGTACACGGTGGCCGTCGACCGGGCGTTCGAGGCCGCCCGGGACGTCAGCGAGCCGTACCTGCACGGCCACCTGCACGCGCTGGCCGCGCTCGCCGCCCACCAGCAGGGCGCGTTCGACCGGTGCGTCACCCATCTGGTGCACAGTGCGCGGGCGCTCGGCGCCGCCACCGACGTGGACCGGGAAACCGCCTGGGGCTGGCACGACCTGGCGATGGCCTACTCCTACCTCAGTTTCCACGGGTACGCGTTGAGCGCCATCGAGCACGCCCGGCAGCTCGCCAACGCCACCGGCATTCCAGAGGAGACCTTCGCCGCGCCCGGCATCCGGCTGCGCAACGCCGTCGCGTTGGACCATCATGGAGACACCGACGGCTGCCTGCGGGTGCTCCGCGACATCGGCAGCGACCTGGCGAAGTTCGTGCACGCCGACCGGGCCGGGCTGCTGCGCCCGAGCAGCCGGGTGGCCTACGGGTACGCCCTGGCCCGGCTGGCCGCACTCGGTGAGCCGGCCCGACTGCCCGCCGGTGCCCCGGAGGCGACCCGGCTGATGATCGACGGCGGCGACAGTGCCCGCGCC is a window from the Solwaraspora sp. WMMD792 genome containing:
- the prmC gene encoding peptide chain release factor N(5)-glutamine methyltransferase, which codes for MNRLPENTSGLPDRTPVRAAVAAAAARLAAAGVAAARVDAELIAASVLDIPRGRLALSGDFDQADIGRFHSLVTRRAAGEPVQHLTGSAPFRYLELAVGPGVFVPRPETELLAGAGVDALRDQPGEAVVVDLCSGSGAVALAVAHEVPTARVVAVERSADSLRWLRRNARRQAAAGDRPIEVLAGDVRDPGLLGEFAGQVDVLLCNPPYVPDGTPVPPEVARHDPAEAVFGGPDGLAVIRPVVHRAVTLLRPGGLFGVEHDDGHAAAVVALVAADGRFDAVTSHRDLAGRPRFVTARRTG